Proteins co-encoded in one Burkholderia ambifaria AMMD genomic window:
- the rfaE2 gene encoding D-glycero-beta-D-manno-heptose 1-phosphate adenylyltransferase — protein sequence MSATFERKLITRDALVALRASLPSPVVFTNGVFDILHRGHVTYLADAKALGACLIVGVNSDGSVRMLGKGDDRPINREDDRMALLAALESVDWVVKFEEKTPVSLIEAVRPDILVKGGDYDMDALPESAIVRGWGGRALAIPFAHDRSTTALLKKVRAQQS from the coding sequence ATGTCCGCTACCTTCGAACGCAAGCTGATCACCCGCGACGCCCTGGTTGCCCTGCGCGCTTCGCTGCCTTCGCCCGTCGTGTTCACGAACGGCGTGTTCGACATCCTGCACCGTGGCCACGTCACGTATCTCGCCGATGCGAAGGCGCTCGGCGCGTGCCTGATCGTCGGCGTGAACAGCGATGGGTCGGTGCGCATGCTGGGCAAGGGCGACGACCGTCCGATCAACCGCGAGGACGACCGGATGGCGCTGCTCGCGGCGCTGGAGAGCGTCGACTGGGTCGTGAAGTTCGAGGAAAAGACGCCGGTGTCGCTGATCGAGGCCGTCCGTCCGGACATTCTCGTGAAGGGCGGCGACTACGACATGGACGCGCTGCCGGAATCGGCCATCGTGCGCGGCTGGGGCGGCCGTGCGCTCGCGATTCCGTTCGCGCATGACCGCTCGACCACCGCGCTGCTGAAGAAGGTGCGCGCGCAGCAGTCCTGA